acaataaatatttatagaaaAGTAATCCTTAGGTTGTAATGTCCATGGTGCATTATGGCACAGACATTATTGTACTGTAAATACAGAAAATTTGATGCAAAACCTCAATGAAACTGCGTTGTTGGACCGCTGATgccaattaaaaatgtgatGGTAATGTTTTAGTTCaagtctgtttgttttaagtttgttATTTCTGAATAATATTGGAAGTTTATCAAAAAACTATGTAATTTACCATtggaaactttatttttcttgttgaaCCGTATGTTTACCTGTAGACAAATTTGTATTTTCAGCTGGTCACTAATTAAAAGAACAAAGCTATTGATCTGCTGCATTATAATCTATAACTCTTTCACTTTTGTTCCAGGTGTGAATTCTTTCTCAGTTTCTGTTTTAGCATTCtcattaaaaatacaatcattttatctttaattCTGGCAATTGAAAGTCTTTTTAGTTAGATTGTACATACAGTTAGACCCTGTATACAGAgggttttcatttcataaaaagatTATCTTACATCAATTGTGAGTGTTTCCGTTTCATCCATGAGCTTAATGTTGAGGGGTATGCGTCCGTCTGCAGGGATAGGAAACTCCATTTCTTCAGGCATCATTGCCTCTGGCTTTGGAGGCGTAACTCCCAGTGGGACCGTCATGTTAGATTGAAAAGGCCTCATCTCGTTTTCTTTCATGTACATTTCCCAATTCCACGGACTTTGCTTTTGCTGCATCACTGACACGTGAACTGTCATTCGCTGATCCTCCGGTGACAGCGGCTTGTCATTGTATGTAGATATTTTCAGCTACAAAACCAAGACAACTAttgaaaatatgctttttacATTCAATCATCTATGAAATATAGATTGTGGAATGGAATTGGAAAAAGTATTAAATCAAACAGTTAAAAACATCATGAACAGATTAGATTACACAAATATTTGCTTTCCTTACCATGGCAGCGAAGTCCAGAGTCGGCTTTAATATTTTGGGATATCCATCAAAAGAAATTGTATATCTGAACTTTGCCACAGACACCTTTGCTGTGTTGGTGTATGTGAGACCTGAAACGTGATAACAATCAGTAATATCGAGACTTTCCGCTCCTAAACAGCAAAAAGTAACCTTGAGGTGTAACAGCGAGTACCTGAGAGGTGATCAGTCACATGAACCACGATCGTTAGAGACTCGTCGTCCAAGTATCCGTCATAGAAGGCCATCTCCAGAGCTCTTTTGCTCATCATATAGTAGTCGTAGTTTGGTAATTCAAACATTACGTCTGTGCTGCCGTCGATCTAAAGCAAAGCCACAGATATTCATTCATTAGTTAATATGTTGATTTGACttgttggttggttgattggttggtttAAAAAGTAGAAGATATGATGATAAATATCAATCTTTGTTTACCAGAACGTATTTAGCAGaatgtatattatttatacTGATATAACATGCAAAAATGATTTATCTAATAAATCCTCAAATACTTAATAACTTTTACttaataaattactttaatgaTCTCCTTTGAAAGCACTGGATGCAATTtggacaaaaaacatttctaacatTGATACAGAAAAGAGCAGGTATCATGATAATATAACTGACATGAACATTAACCTCTAcctaatgtttattttttggtgtATTCAGATTATGATCAATATTTTCCTCAGTTCTTTAAACGACCCACCTCTTTATGCTCATCGTAAGCCTCTTCCATACCATGAAGGTTATGGAGGAACGTTATGTTCATGTATCCCTGAACAGGCATGCcgtacatgtacctgaggatgaaaagaggaaaaaaccaTGTGAATATATTAGTATTTAAAAACTGTGTTGTAGAATGTATAACGCAGAAACAAAAGTTCTCACTTTGCTTTGACAGAGAACCACAGAGTGTCTTCACGATGAATGACATCTGGAGCTTCTATCACAACTTCAAACTTTGGCAGCTCTgcaaccagacacacacacagtaaacacaatatttatgcATATAGAATTTAGATTAAAAGCTGATTCCTACGTACTAATCATGCAGCTTTCACTGTACAAAATGAAGAGGACGTTCAGCAGAGGGAAGAGAAAACGTACGTACTGTAATAAGCCACGATGATACGCTTCTCACTTGAAACtctctataaaaacacagacaaacaaatgtaatttaaatagtGACATTATCTTTGCTCTTGTGCCGCCCCCAGATCAAACAACACCGtctctaatatatatatatacatacatatatatatatatatatatatatatatatatatatatatatatatatatatatacttggagagacagtgagagagagagagagagagagagagataatgaaCCACCTGCTTTATTTTAACAAGGAATTTAATCCTGTGGTCagttttaaaatctttaaaaaatattttttctccaatatgttttatgtttaatttaattttatttaatttaatttaattttatttttcgAGGATATTTGTGTTTATGCTGGGATTAtgttgtttcaaaataaaaaataaagtgggaaaaaatacaccttttaatacatattttcatgTAGCAATATTGCTTCATGTTATTTCTGATTAAAGTTCATCCGTAGTTTAATGATTTATTCTAATTGAATGCAAGAAAATCTGAGAAAGGTTCCTACAGTATTTCCTTAATCATATCATGTTTAATGATCATGTTTATGATGATTAATTATAGCTGTTAATTATAGAGTTGGttgtaaaattaaattaaattagattaaattaaattaaattaaattaaattaaattaaattaaattaaattaaattaaattaaattaaattaaaccatccatccatccattttctgtaacctgcttatccagttaagggccgcaggggtgctggagccgatctcagctgtcaatgggccaagaatgaaattaaatgaaattaaatgaaattaaatgaaattaaatgaaattaaatgaaattaaatgaaattaaatgaaatatccTTCCCTCATAAACTtgtgatttaaacattttatggtTTTAATATGCGCTTGTGCAGTTATGTACCTACAAGTGTGATGTTTTCCATCTCAAACCTATTTCACTGGGTGAGATGGAGACTTACACCGACTGTAGCGACGATGGTCCATTCACCCAGCGGAGGGCTTTCAGACAGCTGGTACTCTTTGGACACGACCCCGAGGACGCTGTCCAGAGACGGCCACTGTCTGAGCAGGTTTCCCCTCGGATCCTGGATCAGGTACAACACGTGTGTACAGATGAATTAAATGATGCTTCATAATGCAGCACAGAGTTCAATTAAAACTATCGGAGTGGATCTTCTCACCCTGATGGTGATGTCCACCGGCCTGGTGAAGGGTTTCCCGTCGGGGAGGATGGACACCGCTCTGATCTTCACCTTCTGCCCGGGTCGATAGTTCATCTTGTCCGTCTGAATGAAGGTGGAGTGGCCTTTGGGGTCGAAGTTCAGCTGCGTTGAGTTGGAGAAAACCTCGACGCTGCCtacatgacctttgacctccaggtTGTAAAGGTACTTGTAGCTGGACTCGCTCTCTTGGATCTGCAGGGGTTCAACATGTAGCATGAACTCGACCAGTGTTCTTACCTCTGagaaatgtttgtcatttgaaAAAATCCAAACGCCTCCAGAGACAAATACACTGAATGACAATTATTCTATTAAATAATGGAAATCATTTCTTGTTTCtggttttatttggaaaaaaaaacacttttcaacaCCGATGGAAGTTAATTTAACCAACAATGTCCAGAAGCAAAGTTTTCAAATCCTCTGAGCTGGTcataaagtcaaataaacatCTGCTCAACTGTTAAACATCCTGTCTCATTACATACCTTTGGTACAACTAACTTTGAGGAATAAACGTGTTTGTTCACCAATTTATTtaagcttgttagcatgctaacattttccaATTAGCTGATGCTAATGGGAATATATTCagttttgcaggtttttggtCCTAAACCAAACTATTGGACCTGATGGTGAGTCAGAGGACGGTACAGCTGTTAGGGTTCATGCTCTGGGGATAATCATcgtctttaaaaaataaagaggcAATCCATTCAAGAGTTGTCGAGATATTTTACTCTGGTTCAGTACAGAATGAACCACATTGCTCCACCAGTCAAGCCGAAAACCTGGAATGAAGACATACTTACAGGTGGTAGAGTCAGCAGCTCGGTTgactcttaaaaacaaaaagaatatgATTGTAAATTAGTTTAATTACTCTGCAAAGTGGTTTAAATCAGAAGTATTTTGTTGATGATACACAAAAGGTTCTACCTGCTTCCACAGTAGCAGATGTTGAGGCCACGCTCTGGTTGCCATGGACGATGTGAGCGGTCACATGGACCGGAGAGCTGGCGAGGATGGTGACGGACACCGACGTGGGGACTCCAGGACGGAGGGCCTTGGGGGCCAGCAGCAGGTAGGAGGGCTTAGTGCCGGGGCTGAGAAACCAAAGCAGTCCggttaaacacacaaacacactgaacatgGTCATGAACAGGTCTACATGTCAACACAACAGGACAATGTGGACGTTCATTTACGGCattgtgatgaaaaaaagaagatccTGGAAGTCAAAATAATGAGTATCTCAATATAATGacttaatatttcaaaataatgacttagtatctcaaaataatgacttaatatctcaaaataatgacttatctcaaatgtatttagtttcaaaataatgacttaatatctcaaaataatgacttagtatctcaaaccAATGCCTGTATCTAAACATAACAAGAAACACTCTCCCAAATAACGACTTGGTATCTCAGAATAATGACTTTTTAGCTCAAATTTATGAGTTAGTatctataaataataaatcagtgtCTCAAAACAATGACTTAGTATCCCAAAATTCTGAGTTTGTATCTTTTGAATCTCAAAATAACAATCTCAAAATAAcaacttagtatctcaaaaatatatcaacataatgacttaatatctgaAAACAATAATCTTGACACAAAATTAAGtagaaaatccacaataattattaaaaatgtttgaacCATATTAGATTTGAAATTCTTAAAAATTAACACATGTGCCAAATACGGTGTAACTGAAATTACAAATGTtgctttttcaataaaatcatacaataatacatttaaatcatagAAAATACAATAGGATAATTATGAGAGATCAGGTTTAGTTCTTATTTATCaccaaaatcctttttttgtgtgtgacaattttaagacaaaaagaaagaaacctcAGATAGATCATTTAATTGTCCACAACCTGCACCTGTgagtttacctgtgtgtgtgtttacctgtgagtgtgtgtttgtgtgagtttacctgtgtgtgtgtttacctgtgtgtgtgtgtgtgtgtgtgtgtgtgtttacctgtgttgtgtgtgtttacctgtgtgtgtgttttacctgtgtgtgtgtgtgtgtgtttttgtgtgtgtgtgtgtgtttacctgtgtgtttacctgtgtgtgtgtttacctgtgtgtgtgtttacctgtgtgtgtgtgtttacctgtgtgtttgtgtgtgtttacctgtgtgtgtgtttgtgtgtgtttacctgtttgtgtgtttacctgtgtgtgtgtgtttacctatttgtgtgtttttacctgtttgtgtgtgtttacctgtttgtgtgtttttacctgtttgtgtgtgtttacctgtgtgtgtgtgtttacctgtgtgtgtgtttacctgtgtgtgtgtgttttttacctgtttgtgtgtgtgtttacctgtgtgtgtgtttacctgtgttgtgtgtgtttacctgtgtgtgtgttacctgtgtgtgtgtgtgtgtgtttgtgtgttttacctgtgtgtgtgtgttgtgtgtgtgtgtgtgtgtgtgtgtgtgtgtgtgtgtgtgtgtgtttacctgtgtgtgtgtgtgtgtgtgtgtgtgtgtgtgtgtgtgtgtgtgtgtgtgtgtgtgtgtgtgtgtgtgtgtgtgtgtgtgtgtgtgtgtgtgtgttacctgtttGTGGCGTTCTGGGCGGCTGTGAGGACGATGAGGCTGAAGAAAGCCCACGTCTGGAGCTCCATTCTTACCAAATAAACCTCCACCTGGGCTTCACTGAGTGCTGAGAGCCGGAGATGTCAGGTGGGACGCCGCCTTCATACCTGCAGACAGCGaacaccccccctccctcctcttataGAGTATCACCTGATGAACTGAACCAGGGTCAGTTTACCTGAAATCCCCCCCTGAGTGGGCGTTTCCACTGTGAGGAGATTTACACAAAGGATAACCTGCCtgtgatattatatattatctgtGTCTCCGTTGGGTTGGGTCCACGGTTGCCATAGAGACGGTGATCCCGCTGCCTCGTGAAAAGTAGGTGGCCTCCCGAGGGGGGTCCGAAAAACCCCAAGGGCCCAAAGTGTCAGTGTCAGTTTGAGTTTTCACTggagaaacaaagaggaaagagTTCAGAGTGGGAAACAATGGCTCACACcctgttgtctttattttaatagCCACCATTAGATtgatgttccccagaggatgaatcctactgactttccCTCCaacgccaccatgaggttgacatttgtggtttttttaagACACccttgactttttattttataaatctcaaaacctggacaaataaaagCAGGTATATTTGTGAGGATTATATTAGATTATATTAGTGAGACAATATGTCATTTTTCTGGAATTTGGGTAAACTGATCCTTTAACATCTGGACTACAGGTTCAtattagttttagtttagtttagttaactTTGAATTATTGTAAACCATTTTCATAGCATGTCCTCAGTCCATTTCATGGGTATTAAATAAGAATGatttaataatctgttttaaatgttttcagccTCCACTGTGGTTGGAttgttatttacagaaaagGTGTTGCTAATTATTTTCAACAGCAGATGAAAATGCAGACTAGTTGCTCTGTAGGTGTTTATTTAATTCAGCCTACCtatattgatataaatggggtggacaaaataatattaattattattattattacctgtcattattattattatacattatttttctatataAACTGTTTTAACATCTTAAGGATCatattgcatttattgtattagaCTGTGTTATTTGTGAATTTGTGCATCTAATAAACTGGAAACCTACTGTATTTAGCCTaacgttattattattattattattattattattattccttattattattttattttttctggtaAACACCTTGTCATCTGGACTACAGGATCATATTagtgttatttttctttagaTTTTAGGTCATTTTGAATTGTAAAAGTATCCAATAAACTGGAAACCTACTGTATTTAGCctaacattgttattattattattattattattattattattattattattattattattattattattattattattataagctgTAGTACCTCCGTCCCACCAGGGGGCGCTGttccttcattattattatatgctgTAGTACATCCGTCCCACCAGGGGGCgctgttttcattattattattattattattattatatgctgTAGTACCTCCGTCCCACCAGGGGGCGCTGttccttcattattattatatgctgTAGTACCTCCGTCCCACCAGGGGGCGCTGttccttcattattattatatgctgTAGTACCTCCGTCCCACCAGAGGGCGCTGttccttcattattattatatgctgTAGTACCTCCGTCCCACCAGGGGGCGCTGTTCGTTTCTTAGAGTAAACCGAAGCGTCTCTTCCTCGCTGGGGTGAAAGGTCACGGAGCAGCTAGCCAACATGACAACATTGAGGCCGTTTACCTGCGATGATCTGTTTAAATTCAACAACATGTGAGTGCAGTGTTGCCCCTTTCTACCCCGCAGGACACGTGGTCCACCCCGCCGACGCGTGTTTGTGTTTAGACTTCCGGTTTGTGTCGTACAGCAGCGTCAGCAGGCTAGCTAGAGTTAGCACAGGATGCTATGCCAGACTCCTTTGAGGAAACACGTGTGTTCAGCATTCCTGTTGTTCTCAGCACGTATAACAGCTGTCAGTGCCCGGTTTGAACTCAGTGTTACTCTTTAGGGTCCTCTGGATAAATCGGCTCATAATTAATCAGTCAACTAATAAAAGAATTCAGTAGAAAATacgatttgtttttgtttagtagctaatgctagctagctagcctaGCCAGGTCTTCAGGGAGAATGTGTCATTTATAACATGGGGTCTGGTCTGACAGGAGGGCTCAGTATTCAGCCAATAAATGTTGTTATGAATTAgaataactctttttttattattttataaagtcatatataatgttatatatgaaaatatttaaattattccattcagtttggtttgtttgtcttttataaaatatctattattgttattgactataaataaacagataaataatattgtaaataaaaataactatttttttattttataaagtcacatataatgttatatatgaaaatattaaatgtttaaattgagtttggtttgtttgtgtcttttataaaatatctataattgttattgactataaataaacagataaataatattaaactttaaggtttttattaactgatgtttttgtgtttctgtccaaCAGAAACCTGGACCCTCTGACAGAAACTGTATCCTTGTTTTTAAGATGAATGTCAGGTCGCCACGTGATCTCATcattgtttgttattattatttgttgttatgtcttaaattaaactttattaacagtCGTGTGTAGTtttctttgacctttgacctccagtATGGGATCCCGTTTTACCTCCAGTACCTGGCTCACTGGCCGGAGTACTTCATCGTTGCTGAGGCTCCTGGTGGTGAACTGATGGGCTACAGTAAGTTtattagtaatatatatatttagtttattgttttgttttcattaaatgaCTTTACTTTTGCTCAGGATGATGTTTTCATCACAGGGaagttttttggtttgttttggtcCACATTCATCTGTACACATGCTGTTATAACCTCTCTTTTTATTCTGATATATTCAggcaatataaaagaaaataatcaaaataacaGATAATAAAAGGCTTAGCTATTCAAGCTTTTATGATAAtattgataaaaatgttttattgtaattaattaAGCATTTATgtaataaactatatatatttatatatgtatatttatatatatatgtatatatatatatatatgtatatacatatatatttatatatatatatatatatcatatatatatacatatatatatatatatatatatatatatatatatatatttatatatatatatttatatatatttatatatatataaactaaaaaataaaaaatacaatatttttcaaatttgacttgtcaacattttaaagaaagcatGAATCTAGTTATAGACAAAATATAAGAACCTGTAAGACACCAGACACAAAACAAGAGTCAGTCTACATGTAGagtaacaatgaaaataaaatgtgtatataaacagcacacacacacacacacacacacacacacacacacacacacacatggaaagTATTCACTTCACtctttccacattttgttatgttgcaGCTTGATGCTGAAATACATTAAAGATATTTTATCCCCTCATCAAACTACACACAATGCTGCATCATGACAGACTGAAAACAGAATTTTAAGAAatctttacaaatgtttttcttaaaagaagaaaaactgaaacagaGAGGTCACATGATCACACCTGAGGCAGAGAGGACACGCCCCCCCCTCAGGTGAAATCACCTCACCTAAACGAGAGGCTTTAGATGCAGCTTTTCTCCCTTTGACCTGTTTTGACCTCAGCCCtggtgtgagagagtgtgagaccCATCtgttggaaaaataaatctatctaATTACACAAATCTAATTCCCTCACGTTGTGGGGAGGTGAATGGTGACAATAACACGTCCCCACAACGTAAATCCTCACATCACAGGGTGAAGACTCGGTTTAAAGCCTCAAAGAATATAAGTCAAAgtaatgtccccaaaagtcatgaaaacgtGACTGTGTTCGTCTTAGCTTAAAccacaaataacaacaaaacagaactcCTCTGCGTTCTCAACATGAAAGCCGGCCTCCTTTGTGTCTCAAACACACTCTGCAATCTAACATTCAAGTGTTCAAGTGTTTGTTCTGACTCTTAAAATTCAGTTTAGGTGTTTCTTATCATCTTGATCACATGCAAGACATTTCCACACTTTGACTAGAGCTCACCTGTGTTACATTGAACTGATTAGACATGATtagaacagacacacacctgtctgtatatgaaagaagaaaaacacaagtaaatgtGTCTTTAGCCCCACCTGGTGGTCAGTTGATAAAACAACATCTTAATCATTAAGAGTCTCAgtgaaaatacagtaaaatactcCCTCTAAACAATCCgtatcaatatatttttataaaaacatgtctGCCCTTTTGCTTAGTTCTAAATAATTCAACTTATAGCtgaatatttcagtttattttctatttattagGGTCCTGGATATTTACTTACAGGATATTTGAATTAACTTAAGTcagaatgtctgctgtgaaagtCTTATTATATTCAATCATTTGGCCCTATAAATATATGATTCCCTCTTATCAAATGCTCTTTAAAACTttagaaatattgttttatttatctcacAAAACAGCAGCACGTTTCACTTTATCAGTCACTTTGGTTTCAGTAAAATAAAGAGCGTCAGTGGAGCTTCTTTGACTCGGTGCTTGTTTTTGCAGTCATGGGGAAGGCGGAGGGATCCGTGGCTCGGGAGGAGTGGCACGGTCACGTCACGGCTCTGTCCGTGGCCCCGGAGTTCAGGAGGCTCGGCCTCGCTGCCAAACT
This window of the Anoplopoma fimbria isolate UVic2021 breed Golden Eagle Sablefish chromosome 18, Afim_UVic_2022, whole genome shotgun sequence genome carries:
- the naa20 gene encoding N-alpha-acetyltransferase 20, whose amino-acid sequence is MTTLRPFTCDDLFKFNNINLDPLTETYGIPFYLQYLAHWPEYFIVAEAPGGELMGYIMGKAEGSVAREEWHGHVTALSVAPEFRRLGLAAKLMEMLEEISERKGGFFVDLFVRVSNQVAVNMYKRLGYSVYRTVIEYYSASNGEPDEDAYDMRKALSRDTEKKSIIPLPHPVRPEDIE